From one Marinitoga sp. 1197 genomic stretch:
- the gcvPA gene encoding aminomethyl-transferring glycine dehydrogenase subunit GcvPA yields MKRFPYIPHTEEDIKEMMKVIGINDIKELYKDIPELFDGELNIPESKSEIEVKRELLELSKRTTNLENYAMFRGAGIYKHYVPSAVYQLSTKRNFLTAYTPYQAEVSQGTLQALYEFQTAICEITGMEVANSSMYDGGTAVAEAILMASRVNRKHKALVAKSIHPEYIEVSKTYTESQNIEIELIDYDEKTGKINLEDLKSKIDENTSSVVISYPNFFGIIENIKQIKEILPEKVLLIVNAYPIALGLLEAPGNLGADIVVGEGQSLGNYMSFGGPTFGFFASKQKYIRQMPGRIIGETIDADGKRGFVMVLQTREQHIRRARATSNICSNHALMAVIASVYLSIIGREGLKEIAYQNYQKAHYLAKKLIESEKFDPVFEGEFFNEFVIKPRFDLEVFNKKLLEEKYIGPLNLGKFFEDKKNYALFCSTELNTKEEIDYLISKVGEIDEIDF; encoded by the coding sequence GTGAAAAGATTTCCATATATTCCACATACAGAAGAAGATATAAAAGAAATGATGAAAGTAATTGGAATTAATGATATAAAAGAGTTATACAAAGATATTCCAGAATTATTTGATGGAGAATTGAATATACCTGAATCCAAATCGGAAATTGAAGTTAAAAGGGAGTTATTAGAATTATCAAAAAGAACTACTAATTTAGAAAATTATGCAATGTTTAGAGGAGCAGGTATTTATAAGCATTATGTACCTTCAGCAGTATATCAATTATCTACAAAAAGAAATTTCTTGACTGCATACACGCCATATCAAGCAGAAGTTTCTCAAGGAACATTACAAGCATTATATGAATTTCAAACAGCTATTTGTGAAATAACAGGTATGGAAGTAGCAAATTCTTCTATGTATGATGGTGGGACGGCTGTTGCTGAAGCTATATTAATGGCATCAAGGGTAAACAGAAAACATAAAGCATTAGTAGCAAAATCAATTCATCCAGAATACATTGAAGTATCAAAAACATATACAGAATCTCAAAATATAGAAATTGAATTAATTGATTATGATGAAAAAACAGGAAAGATAAATTTAGAAGATTTGAAATCTAAAATAGATGAAAATACGAGTTCAGTTGTAATTTCATATCCAAATTTCTTTGGAATTATTGAAAATATTAAACAAATAAAAGAAATATTACCTGAAAAAGTATTATTAATAGTAAATGCATATCCCATAGCCTTAGGGTTATTAGAAGCACCAGGGAATTTAGGTGCAGATATAGTTGTTGGTGAAGGTCAATCATTAGGGAATTACATGTCTTTTGGAGGTCCTACTTTTGGTTTCTTCGCATCAAAACAAAAGTATATAAGACAAATGCCTGGAAGAATTATTGGAGAAACAATTGATGCAGATGGAAAAAGAGGTTTTGTAATGGTATTGCAAACAAGGGAACAACATATTAGAAGAGCAAGAGCTACATCAAATATTTGTTCAAATCATGCATTAATGGCTGTTATTGCATCTGTTTATTTGAGCATTATTGGAAGAGAAGGATTAAAAGAAATAGCTTATCAAAATTATCAAAAAGCACATTATTTAGCGAAAAAATTAATTGAATCTGAAAAGTTTGATCCTGTTTTTGAGGGGGAATTTTTCAATGAATTTGTTATAAAACCAAGATTTGATTTAGAGGTATTTAATAAAAAATTATTAGAAGAAAAATATATAGGACCTTTAAACTTAGGGAAATTCTTTGAAGATAAGAAAAATTATGCATTATTCTGTTCAACAGAATTAAATACAAAAGAAGAAATTGATTATTTGATTTCTAAGGTAGGTGAAATAGATGAAATTGATTTTTGA
- the gcvT gene encoding glycine cleavage system aminomethyltransferase GcvT, which produces MENLKRTPLFEEHVRLGAKMVPFGGWEMPVWYTSLKDEHHTVRNNVGIFDVSHMGEIEIKGKDAENFVNYIITNNVEKIKPGEIVYSPMLNENGGIIDDLLAYKYSDTHILLVVNASNIEKDYNWILKQAEKFEVNVTNISDETAQIAVQGPKAEEMLQGISGVDLKEISYYNFTEGRINGIKCLISRTGYTGEDGFEIYFDKEAAIPMWRKLIELLSKYDGKPAGLGARDTLRLEATYLLYGNDMTDEITPFEAGLKWAVDMEKDFIGKETLLKEKEVGIRRRLKGIEMLEKGIPRHGYKVFSEDKEVGFITSGTMSPTLERPIALAMLNKPYYKKDTEIEIEVRGKRIKAKVIKTPFYRGSVKNRK; this is translated from the coding sequence ATGGAAAATTTAAAGAGAACACCGCTTTTTGAAGAACACGTAAGATTAGGAGCAAAAATGGTTCCATTTGGTGGTTGGGAAATGCCAGTATGGTATACATCTTTAAAGGATGAGCATCATACAGTAAGAAATAATGTAGGAATTTTTGATGTATCTCATATGGGGGAAATAGAAATAAAAGGAAAAGATGCTGAAAATTTTGTAAATTATATAATTACAAATAATGTAGAAAAAATAAAGCCAGGTGAGATAGTTTATTCACCAATGTTGAATGAGAATGGTGGAATTATAGATGATCTATTAGCTTATAAATATTCAGATACACATATTTTATTAGTTGTGAATGCTTCAAATATTGAGAAAGATTATAATTGGATATTAAAACAGGCAGAAAAATTCGAAGTTAATGTAACAAATATTTCAGACGAAACAGCACAAATTGCTGTTCAAGGTCCAAAAGCAGAAGAAATGTTACAAGGAATATCAGGGGTTGATTTGAAAGAAATTTCATATTATAATTTCACTGAAGGAAGAATTAATGGAATAAAATGTTTAATTTCAAGAACAGGGTATACAGGTGAGGATGGATTTGAAATCTACTTTGATAAAGAAGCTGCAATTCCCATGTGGAGAAAGTTAATAGAATTATTGTCTAAATATGATGGTAAACCAGCGGGATTAGGTGCAAGAGATACATTAAGATTGGAAGCTACCTATTTATTATATGGAAATGATATGACAGATGAAATTACCCCTTTTGAAGCAGGGCTAAAATGGGCAGTTGATATGGAAAAAGATTTCATTGGTAAAGAAACATTATTAAAAGAAAAAGAAGTTGGGATTAGAAGAAGATTAAAGGGCATAGAAATGTTAGAAAAAGGTATTCCAAGACATGGTTATAAAGTATTTAGTGAGGATAAAGAAGTAGGTTTTATTACAAGCGGAACAATGTCTCCAACATTAGAGAGACCAATAGCATTGGCTATGCTAAATAAGCCGTATTACAAAAAAGATACAGAAATAGAAATAGAAGTAAGAGGTAAAAGAATAAAAGCAAAAGTAATAAAAACACCATTTTATAGAGGTAGTGTAAAAAATAGAAAATAA
- the gcvH gene encoding glycine cleavage system protein GcvH, with protein MKMKKFTKTHEWVEVEGKIATIGITSHAAEELGDVTFVELPEEGKEISKGEVLCAVESVKSASDVYSPISGKVIEVNTELDASPEIINEDAEGKGWIVKIELSNESELDELLTEEEYKNSL; from the coding sequence ATGAAAATGAAAAAATTTACAAAAACTCACGAATGGGTAGAAGTAGAAGGTAAAATTGCTACAATAGGAATTACATCACATGCAGCAGAAGAATTAGGAGATGTAACATTTGTTGAATTACCTGAAGAAGGAAAAGAAATTTCAAAAGGTGAAGTTTTATGTGCTGTAGAATCAGTGAAATCTGCCAGTGATGTTTACTCTCCAATATCAGGAAAAGTTATTGAAGTAAATACAGAATTAGATGCGTCTCCGGAAATTATTAATGAAGATGCAGAAGGAAAAGGTTGGATAGTAAAAATAGAACTTTCTAACGAAAGTGAGTTAGATGAATTATTAACAGAAGAAGAATATAAAAACTCATTATAA
- the gcvPB gene encoding aminomethyl-transferring glycine dehydrogenase subunit GcvPB translates to MKLIFEKDKSGRTAFSLPKLDVPETKIELEEELLRKKEPSLPQVHELEIVRHYNELERKNHSVDSGFYPLGSCTMKYNPMLNEEMANLFNNIHPYLEEEHIQGALELMYNLQKYLGEITGMDAVTLQPAAGAHGELTGMLIVRKYIEDNGYTNKTKVILPDSAHGTNPASAKMAGFDVVEVKSGPDGRVDLEEFKKVMDDSVAAIMLTNPNTLGLFEKDILEMAKLAHEHNALLYYDGANLNAIMGKVRPGDMGFDIVHLNLHKTFSTPHGMGGPGSGPVGVKEKLKDYLPKPIVDINEEGKYYLNYNIPKSIGRLRTFYGNFSVMVRAYTYILMMGKEGLKFASEMAVLNANYLRKKLEKEFKIAYNEICKHEFIIDGTFLKEYGVKTLDFAKRLLDYGIHPPTIYFPLIVHEAMMIEPTETESKEELDHFIDVMHKILEEAKTNPEILKEAPVNTPVRRLNETVANKQLKLRG, encoded by the coding sequence ATGAAATTGATTTTTGAAAAAGATAAAAGTGGAAGAACCGCATTTTCTCTACCAAAATTAGATGTTCCTGAAACAAAAATTGAATTAGAAGAAGAATTATTAAGAAAAAAAGAACCAAGTTTACCCCAAGTACATGAATTAGAAATTGTTAGACATTATAACGAATTAGAAAGAAAAAATCATTCTGTGGATAGTGGATTTTATCCTTTAGGTTCTTGTACAATGAAATATAATCCGATGTTAAACGAAGAAATGGCAAACTTATTTAACAATATACATCCGTATTTAGAAGAAGAGCATATTCAAGGAGCGCTTGAATTGATGTATAATTTACAAAAATATCTTGGTGAAATAACAGGTATGGATGCCGTTACATTGCAACCAGCAGCAGGAGCACATGGTGAATTAACAGGAATGCTTATTGTAAGAAAATATATAGAAGATAATGGTTATACAAATAAAACAAAAGTTATTTTGCCAGATTCTGCTCATGGAACAAATCCAGCTTCTGCAAAAATGGCAGGGTTTGATGTTGTTGAAGTAAAATCAGGGCCAGATGGAAGAGTAGATTTAGAAGAATTTAAAAAAGTTATGGATGATAGTGTTGCTGCGATAATGTTAACAAATCCAAATACACTTGGTTTATTTGAAAAAGATATATTAGAAATGGCAAAATTAGCTCATGAACATAATGCATTATTGTATTATGATGGTGCAAACTTGAATGCAATAATGGGAAAAGTAAGACCTGGAGATATGGGGTTTGATATAGTTCATTTGAATTTACATAAAACATTCTCAACACCGCATGGAATGGGTGGTCCGGGTAGTGGTCCGGTAGGTGTAAAAGAAAAATTAAAGGATTACTTACCAAAGCCTATTGTAGACATAAATGAAGAAGGAAAATATTATTTAAATTATAATATTCCAAAAAGTATAGGAAGATTAAGAACTTTTTATGGGAACTTTAGTGTTATGGTTAGAGCTTATACATATATATTAATGATGGGAAAAGAAGGATTAAAGTTTGCAAGTGAAATGGCTGTTTTAAATGCTAACTATTTAAGGAAAAAATTAGAAAAAGAATTTAAAATAGCATATAACGAAATATGCAAACATGAGTTTATAATCGACGGAACTTTCTTAAAAGAATATGGAGTAAAAACTTTAGATTTTGCAAAAAGATTATTAGATTACGGTATACATCCGCCAACAATTTATTTCCCGTTAATAGTTCATGAGGCTATGATGATAGAACCAACAGAAACAGAATCCAAAGAAGAGTTAGATCACTTTATAGATGTGATGCATAAAATATTAGAAGAAGCCAAAACAAATCCAGAAATATTAAAAGAAGCTCCAGTAAATACACCAGTTAGAAGATTAAACGAAACAGTAGCTAATAAACAATTGAAACTTAGAGGATGA